In Gaiellales bacterium, the following are encoded in one genomic region:
- a CDS encoding alcohol dehydrogenase catalytic domain-containing protein has protein sequence MRAAIWQGPGEMTVGDVPDATCPDDGVLLRVTACGICGTDVRSFYNGDRRISPPWVLGHEISGELVAIGARAAGEVEALGLSAGDHVHCISTLWCGVCRMCRSGNEHLCVRGELMGFDHQGAYAELVAIPQIALKNLFRIPDGLSDEHATFADPLSDAICGHKDISIGLDDAVAVIGAGPVGTAHAAIARLEGAGEVMLLETAASRLDLAREILGDDRMRYIDTSDADGIAAVRAATEDIGADVVIVACSSDIAQEQAMEMAAPRGRVLFFGGLPKGTTHMRFPSNILHYQEVQVHGSYASRHRDQVHALDMLAKDIGGIRNVVSRVVPLDDAPVAFPSIRAGEVLKVVVDPAA, from the coding sequence GTGCGAGCAGCCATCTGGCAGGGCCCCGGCGAGATGACGGTGGGCGACGTGCCCGACGCAACCTGTCCCGACGACGGGGTGCTGCTCCGCGTCACGGCGTGCGGCATCTGCGGCACGGACGTCCGGTCGTTCTACAACGGCGACCGCCGCATCTCGCCGCCGTGGGTGCTCGGTCACGAGATCAGCGGCGAGCTGGTCGCGATCGGCGCGCGGGCGGCCGGCGAGGTGGAGGCGCTCGGCCTCTCGGCCGGCGACCACGTTCACTGCATCTCGACGCTCTGGTGCGGCGTCTGCCGGATGTGCCGCAGCGGCAACGAGCACCTGTGCGTCCGCGGCGAGCTGATGGGGTTCGATCACCAGGGCGCGTACGCCGAGCTGGTCGCGATCCCGCAGATCGCGCTCAAGAACCTGTTCCGCATCCCCGACGGGCTGTCCGACGAGCACGCGACCTTCGCGGATCCTCTCAGTGACGCGATCTGCGGGCACAAGGACATCTCGATCGGCCTCGACGACGCCGTTGCGGTGATCGGGGCCGGCCCGGTCGGCACGGCGCATGCCGCCATCGCCCGACTGGAGGGCGCCGGCGAGGTGATGCTACTCGAGACCGCCGCCTCACGGCTCGACCTTGCGCGCGAGATCCTCGGCGACGACCGCATGCGCTACATCGACACCTCCGACGCGGACGGGATCGCGGCCGTCCGTGCTGCGACGGAGGACATCGGCGCGGACGTCGTGATCGTTGCCTGCTCGAGCGACATCGCGCAGGAGCAGGCGATGGAGATGGCCGCCCCGCGGGGACGCGTGCTGTTCTTCGGCGGCCTGCCGAAGGGCACGACGCACATGCGCTTTCCGTCCAACATCCTGCACTACCAGGAGGTGCAGGTGCACGGGTCGTACGCCTCGCGGCACCGCGACCAGGTGCATGCGCTCGACATGCTGGCCAAGGACATCGGCGGGATCCGCAACGTGGTCTCGCGCGTTGTCCCGCTCGACGACGCGCCGGTGGCGTTCCCGAGCATCCGCGCTGGCGAGGTGCTGAAGGTCGTCGTCGACCCCGCGGCGTAA
- a CDS encoding GntR family transcriptional regulator: MPSRLSLRHSIASGLRRRVAAGDLSPGERLPSEPELARTLGVSRSSLRAAIALLEEDGLVQRLHGSGTYVTHRPLMRNDLSRNFGVSSMIASMGLEPGTVDERCAGEPAPAAVAQALGLEPGDEVTALHRVRTADGRRVVDATDWCRREVLPPARMADLGDGSVYDALAALGMAVHHGVATISPGWADGEVAGRLDVPRGALLLTLFQVDSTADGRVVLVSQEHHLADAFEVTVYRRGPGGGEDA, encoded by the coding sequence ATGCCGAGTCGCCTCTCACTCCGCCACTCGATCGCCAGCGGCCTTCGCCGTCGCGTCGCGGCCGGCGATCTGTCGCCCGGCGAGCGGCTGCCCAGCGAGCCGGAGCTGGCGAGGACGCTGGGCGTGTCGCGAAGCTCCCTGCGGGCGGCGATCGCCCTGCTCGAGGAGGACGGCCTCGTGCAGCGGCTGCACGGATCCGGCACCTACGTCACGCACCGGCCGCTGATGCGCAACGACCTCAGCCGCAACTTCGGCGTGTCGTCGATGATCGCCTCGATGGGCCTCGAGCCGGGCACGGTCGACGAGCGCTGCGCCGGCGAGCCCGCGCCCGCGGCGGTCGCGCAGGCGCTCGGCCTCGAGCCGGGCGACGAGGTGACCGCGCTGCACCGCGTGCGGACGGCCGACGGCCGGCGCGTCGTCGACGCCACTGACTGGTGCCGGCGGGAGGTGCTTCCGCCCGCGCGGATGGCGGACCTCGGCGACGGCTCCGTGTACGACGCGCTCGCGGCCCTCGGCATGGCCGTGCACCACGGGGTCGCGACGATCTCACCGGGGTGGGCGGACGGCGAGGTGGCCGGGCGCCTGGACGTCCCCCGCGGCGCGCTGCTGCTGACGCTGTTTCAGGTGGACAGCACGGCGGACGGCCGCGTCGTGCTCGTGTCCCAGGAGCACCATCTGGCCGATGCCTTCGAGGTGACGGTGTACCGGCGCGGGCCGGGCGGCGGAGAGGACGCGTGA